A single region of the Austwickia chelonae genome encodes:
- a CDS encoding ABC1 kinase family protein: MSELPRRAMARTAKLAGLPLSLAGRAAMGGVKRLGGRPAEEIALELQQRTAEHVFQVLGELKGGAMKVGQALSVLEPALPEELVGPYRAAFTRLQEGAPPMPPSSVHRILVREFGEDWRDLFAEFEDRPRAAASIGQVHHARLAEGTEVAVKVQYPGAGAALLGDFRRLGRLTKMTTGWIPGLDLGPLLAEFEDRLAEELDYSLEAERQRVFAEVFDQDESVFAPRVHLQQGTVLVSDWVEGRPLAEIIAQGTPQERDHAADRYLEFLFSGPQLARLLHADPHPGNFRILPDGRLGVLDFGAVGALPGGMPLAMGRALRSALEGDAAGVLRVLSEEGFVQDGAEVDAGQLLNYLAPFTEPIAVESFTFTREWMSGQAERLRDPREKDFGLGLRLNLPPEYLLIHRVWAGGLGVLCQLGGTVQAAEIAYSWLPGLDPDWSSRVAEDDSAEGDPRGG; encoded by the coding sequence GTGAGCGAGCTCCCCCGACGGGCGATGGCCCGCACCGCCAAGCTCGCCGGGCTGCCGCTCAGCCTGGCAGGTCGCGCAGCCATGGGCGGTGTCAAGAGGCTCGGCGGGAGACCTGCCGAGGAGATCGCGCTGGAGCTTCAGCAACGCACTGCGGAGCACGTCTTCCAGGTATTGGGTGAGCTCAAGGGCGGGGCGATGAAGGTGGGGCAGGCGTTGTCCGTCCTGGAACCGGCTCTTCCTGAGGAGCTCGTCGGGCCGTACCGGGCGGCTTTCACCCGGTTACAGGAGGGCGCCCCTCCGATGCCGCCGTCTTCTGTGCATCGCATCTTGGTCCGGGAGTTCGGTGAGGACTGGCGGGACCTGTTCGCCGAGTTCGAGGATCGTCCTCGGGCAGCAGCTTCCATCGGGCAGGTGCATCATGCCCGGTTGGCCGAGGGCACCGAGGTCGCGGTGAAGGTGCAGTATCCCGGCGCAGGCGCTGCGCTTCTGGGTGATTTTCGCCGGTTGGGGCGGTTGACGAAGATGACCACCGGTTGGATCCCCGGGTTGGATCTGGGGCCGCTGCTGGCCGAGTTCGAGGACCGGCTGGCCGAGGAGCTCGACTACTCCTTGGAGGCCGAACGACAGCGTGTCTTCGCCGAGGTCTTCGACCAGGACGAGTCGGTGTTCGCGCCACGGGTCCATCTTCAGCAGGGCACCGTTCTGGTCAGCGACTGGGTCGAGGGGCGTCCGCTCGCCGAGATCATCGCGCAGGGCACCCCGCAGGAAAGAGACCACGCCGCGGATCGTTATCTGGAGTTCTTGTTCTCCGGGCCGCAACTGGCTCGGCTGCTCCATGCCGACCCTCACCCGGGGAACTTCCGGATCCTTCCGGACGGACGTCTGGGGGTGCTGGATTTCGGCGCGGTGGGGGCACTCCCCGGCGGTATGCCGCTGGCGATGGGGCGCGCTTTGCGTTCCGCCCTGGAAGGGGATGCAGCGGGGGTTCTTCGGGTACTGTCCGAGGAAGGTTTCGTCCAGGACGGCGCTGAGGTGGACGCCGGCCAGTTGCTGAACTATCTGGCACCGTTCACCGAGCCGATCGCGGTGGAAAGCTTCACGTTCACCCGGGAGTGGATGTCTGGGCAAGCTGAGCGGTTGCGGGACCCCCGGGAGAAGGACTTCGGGTTAGGTCTTCGCTTGAATCTGCCGCCCGAGTACCTGTTGATCCACCGGGTGTGGGCCGGTGGCCTGGGAGTGCTCTGCCAGCTGGGCGGGACGGTACAAGCGGCGGAGATCGCCTACAGCTGGCTGCCCGGCCTGGACCCGGACTGGTCCTCCAGGGTCGCGGAGGACGACTCTGCAGAGGGGGATCCTCGGGGCGGATGA
- a CDS encoding WhiB family transcriptional regulator, which yields MSVVSSCFPPSMVLPCQEGHGELWFAENPSEVETAKVQCQGCPLRVECLQGALDRAEPWGVWGGELVLHGKVVARKRPRGRPRKAEIAA from the coding sequence ATGAGTGTTGTTAGCAGTTGTTTTCCGCCTTCCATGGTTTTGCCCTGCCAGGAGGGTCATGGCGAATTGTGGTTCGCCGAGAATCCGTCTGAGGTCGAGACGGCCAAGGTCCAGTGCCAGGGTTGTCCGTTGCGGGTGGAGTGCTTACAAGGTGCTCTGGATCGTGCTGAGCCCTGGGGTGTCTGGGGTGGTGAATTGGTGCTCCACGGAAAGGTGGTGGCACGCAAACGGCCACGGGGGCGTCCGCGCAAGGCCGAGATTGCTGCCTGA